ATAAAACGGATAAACCGCACCGGATTTGCCATAGACGACCAGTGAGGTGTCATAGCCATAGCCGCTGGGACGCACAGCGAGGCGGCGCTCGCCGCGTGGCTTGACGGAAAACCCGCCATCATCACCCAAATCAACAGCTTCGATGATCTCGCCGCGTGGTAGTTCAACCACCGTGACCATGAACTCGCGGGTACGGATTTTATAGGTGCATTCGCTACAGAGATTCGTTGTATAGACCGCATCATCGGGTTCCGCCCGATCCCAGACATCCTGAACCTGTCCGCTGGTGCGCGGGCGGCTCATGGCTGTAAAATAGCCCTCATTCTGCTCACGGGCCTGATCGACCACGCTGTCAGGTACGGGCATGGCCGGAGCGGATTGCTGCGGTGTGGTTTGCGCACCGGAGAACGGCTGTTGCGATTGTCCGGGCATCGGCGGGCGTGCGGCGGTCTGCGCATTGGCGCGGTGATAGCCAAGAATGAGGACGGCCAGGATCAGGCTACCCAGCACGAGATGGAAAACAAGATTGGTCAGGCGTTTCATGACGCGCCTCTTTCTCTAAGCACCATGTCGAGCACGGTGACGCCAAAGGGATTGGTGTATTTGTCGGCTTCGGAGACGTTCTGCGGGCGCGTGGCCAGCGTCAGGTAGGCGCGCAAGGCTTTGCGCGAGATCTCTTTGCCGCGACGGTGATCGATCTGGATGAAATCGACCGCGTATTTATGGTCCGATGACAGGGTGGCGATGGGATCGATGGAAACGATCCGCACTTCGCGCTCAATGCCTTTTTCAAGCGCTTCGGTGATCAGGCCACTATCGATCCGTTCGCGTTTGAAACGTTCCCAGAAACGGGCATCTGACAGCCGGGAGGCTTCGCGCTGGCGTTCTTCCTGGGTAACCGGATCGATCTCGTTGGTGATCAGGACAAAACGTTTGGCCTGAGCTTCAAGAAACACTTCAAAGCCTTCGACCTTCTTGCTGACCGGTTCAACAACATAGGTGCGATCATCCGGGCCATAGGTCCGAACCAGAGCAATCTCGGTTTCCTTGAGCGGCACGAGATGGGCGACAGTTTGCACCAGAACGACGACGCCAGCGCCAAGCACAATGTTGGTCCCGGCAGACAGGCGCAGCATCCAGGCCAACCGGCGATGACTTGCCTGAAAGCTGTAAGGATCTGCCGCGACGATGCTCGCATGCGGGGATCGGGGAGCGGCAACCGACTTGCGCCCGGCATCGCGTTTGCCGATACGTCCTAGCCAAGCCATGAGTAACCCTCACCGTTGAACTCGACGGGATCGCAAACGCAGGGGCTGAGTTTCATTTCATCGGTGCCGGTCCCGTCTTTGGGTATCTCGCGATCTTTTGAAACGGAGGCGCAGCCTGACAGGAGAACGACAAGGCAAAGCATAGGAAGGAGACGTGCTTGGATCAGGCGCATGGCTGCGATCCTTTCTGATTGGTAGCGGTTTTGGGGGAAGAGGCACCAAGCCCGAACGCCAGTCGGGCAAGGGCAAGGACGATGGAAAGCGCGATCCAGATATGGACGGCACTGCGCATCAAACCGGCAAGCTGGTCTGCATCGACTTCCCGAAGGGCCATGACGAACACGATCAGGCTTTCGGGCGAAAACATGCCGGTCAGAACCAGTAGCCAGAGCGCAACGAGCGGAAAAACGGCGATGGTCAGAACGACATCACGCAGGAATTTCTTGAGCCGGTTCATGGCTTGCCTCCCCGATCAAAGGTCGGTGTCTTGAGGCGTTCCATGACGGCATTCTTGGCGGCAACGACACTGTCTTTGGCAGCTCCTGCCGCTCCAACCGGATTGCGGGCGGCTCCCGCACCCAAGAGAACAGCATCAAGGGCGGCAGAAGCACCGCCCGGTGCGTATTTCTTGGCGGCATTGACGAGGGACAGACCGGTTGCGGTCATACCAGCGGTAATGACGGCGGCGGCCTGATTGGTCAGCTGGGATCCGGCAATAGAGTTGGCCATGCCGGTTGCTTCGGCCATGAAGGCCGTGCCCATCCAGCCAAGAACAATGGCAACCCAGAGACCGGGATTGTCGATAGACGTGATCTCGCGAACGTTTTCGGTGTTCTGGATATCAAGGGAGGCTGCGCCATAGAGACACAGAGCAAGTGCCAGCGTTGAACCAAACAGCACCATGAAGGCGGCAAAGACGGTTCTGACCCCCGTGATCGCCATGCCGCGTCCCCAGCCAAAACCGACAGCGAGCATGAGGATCGGAGAGAGGGCAGAGAACATCATCACGCGGAAGATGCTGACCACGACCTGACTGAAATAAACAATGATCAGGATGATGTAGGGCAGGGCGAGCAGCACGCCGTAGACCCCGGCCATCAGATTGCCGAGCGAAATCGAAGCCCAGATTTCAAAGGCAATCCGCAAGACAACCAGCAAGCCGAGTTCGGCGACATAAACCAGTTGCGCCATGCCGCCCAATGACGAGGCCTCACTTGGGATTTTGGCGCTCGCAATGCCACCTTCCATACCGGCAGACAGCACCACCCCGGCAGCACTACCCATCGTTGATAAAGCCATCTGATAAATGGAATTTACGAGAGTGGGCCCTTGCCCGCCGAGCAGCAGACCAGCTATAGTGATGAACGCGAATTCATGAGCGAATCCAACCAGATCACCCTTACCCATGATCATCTTGCCGCCATGAATGACGATCCATAGACCAACGACGGAGAGATAGATGAACCACATGGGTTCGAGCAGCACGGTGCTCAGGTTCTGGGTGAAGCTGTTGGCCAGATCGACATACTCCGTCACCACGTCGCACGTCAGACATGTGATGTCGTCATCATTCATTGCCGCTTTCCTTTTGATGATTGTGGGACCTGCAGACGCGCAGATTTATGACCAGAAATCCGACTATCTGGACTGGGATTACGCGGTTTCTCTTTGGGCGAGTTACGACCGTGGAGAGGCAGTCGCTGAATGGGACCTCGTGATGCCCGCCTATGAAGCAAACAAAGCGCTTGTTTCCGGCTCGCGTGAGGAAGTTCTGGAGAGACTGGCGAAGCACCCCAAAGGAGACCTGATCAAGCGCGGACATGATCTGCATCGTGTCTATGAGGTTTGGAAACACGTCTATCGTGCCGTCACCTACAAGGACAAAGGCTTCGCTTGGAACGAATGGAAATCCGGTGGGTCGTGCTGGGTGATGGAGCAGCGCAATGTTTTCACACATTCTTGCCGCGACCTTCCTGATTGGCGCACTAAGAATGACGTAAAGCGGGACAATGCAATATTTGCTGAAACACAGCAGTAGAGAGTGAATACGATGCTTGAATTCGTCCTTTACATCGTCTGCATCACCGGATTGCTTTTTCTCAGCGTTGGCATTGCGAACGCATGGAACAAAAAGACTCCCCTGCGGATATTTGTTGCAATATCGATTTTTGCTGGAGGCATTTACATCGGGTATCTTTACCCCTTTGTTCCAGCCATATTTCTTGTATTTCTTGTGCTCTACGTCTTCGGAAAACTTAAGATCGGAGGGGACAAAAAGTCCGAGAATGTAGGAACCCCAAAATCCAAGAAAAACAATGCGGAGACTGACAAGAAAAATGACGGTCCGATAACGGGGGCCCGCGTTACAGAGGCGATACTTTTCGACGGCGACCCGATACGCATAAAGCGGGCGCGAAAGATCAAAAAGACGTTTGGACACTATCCCTGGTACATGGGCGGGGATTTGTAACTTCTTGACGATCATTCCTCTGCCTCCCCACCTTCACGCTGCTGGGGCGGCAGGTATTGCAGCAACATGGTCGACTGGATCTTGACCAACTGCGCCATCAGTTGCTGCTGTTGAACCTGCTGGCGGTTTGACATCGCCATCCATTTGGCAATCGCCATTAAGAGCCGCTTCATATCCGCCGCACCATTGGTGGCCGCTTCAAGCTCTTCGATGGACTGCTGGACTTCTTCCGTGCTTTGAACGGTCAGATCGCTCTGTGCGAGCCCGGTTGTAACCGCATCTTTGGAGAGTTCTTCGCGTCTGGCTTCGACCATGGCGCGAGCTTGCTGTTGGGCTTGCCATTTGGCTTTGTTGACCGGGTGATCCGGATCTGCCCATACACCACTGCCTGAACCGGATCCGCCGTTGGTCCCTTCAAATTCGCTGCCTTCCGGGAAGGTCCAGGTCGAGGGATCGTTCGGATCAAACCACAGCGACTTGCGATAGATGCTGCGCCCTTCGCAGATGCTGAAGAAATCAAGATCATCAAGATCGATGCCGGGCATCAGGCCCGACAGATCCGGTGTCAGACACTGGATGTCGCGCATGATCCGGTTGGTGAGCTTCTGCATGTTGAGGACCGGAAGGGCGACTTGTCCGGCAGCACCGATGGCATCAATCGTGCCCTGTGCCTGGGCACTGAGTTTGGTCAACCATTCTGTGTGCTGCTTGAGCTGGTCGATCTGCTTTTGCATTTTGCTCAACTGCTCGCCCAGTTTGGCGATGGCCGACACATCAATCACCGGATAGGTGGCATAAGCGATTGCAGGTGTTGCCAGAACAATCCCTAAGGCCAGAGCCACTGAACGCAGACGCCTGTTCATGACGCACCTCCCGTACGGAGAATGACGACAAGCAAAAGGATCAGGATCGCACTGGTGATGATTGGCGAGTTCAACATACCAATCAGGCCGATGGCACCAATGAGACTGGCAACGGCGATAGAGGCCAAAGGCATCTTCATCATGTCCGGATGATTGGTAGGGGTTACAGATGGCTCTGCCATGCGTCCCCCCATTTGGTTTGAATGGCGGCCAGATCGTTGTTGGCATCCGGGCCGGAGCGATAGAAACGGACGGCATCGCCAAGCGGTGCCAGATCGACATCAAGAATGGCGCTTTCCTCAAAGCCACTGGCCTCGTCGCGCTTGATGATCAGAACACGTCGATCATCTTTCTTGCGCGCGCGGGTGCGGCCCTGGACAAACAGCTTTTGTTCTTCATTGAGGTTGAATGGCTTGAGGCTCTCTTCCGTCACTTTGGAGTTCGGGAAGAAGATCATGGTCGCGGTGTTTTCGATGATGGCCTCAGCTGCCCCGGTTTTGCCAAGGCCTGCTGGATCCTGAAACGCCATGCCGACCGCACCGCCGAGTTTGCGGTATTCGCGATACATCTCGGCTCCGAGATCTCGGAAGCCGGGGTTGGAAAGCAGCTTGGCCGCTTCATCAATAAAGATGACAAAGCCACCATTGCGCCCGGCAACCGATTTACTGATCGCTTCAGAGATATGACCGACCACCGGTCCGCCGAGTGCCGGATCGGCCAGTGCCTCGTTCATATTGATCCCGACCATGTGTGACTGGTTCAAAAGACCGCCGAGGCTGTCATGCGGCGCGTTGAAGATGTGGCTGCGAAGACCTGTATTGCCTTTGTCGTCTGTCACCCACTGAGCAAAGGCGCGACGAAGGGCAGAACGGCGGGCAAAAGCGAAGGGATAGATGGCATTGAGCGTGCGATGTGGTGGCTCAATCTGGAATGCCAGATCGACGGCATGATTAAGTGCGTCGAGGTCCGCATCCTCTAGATCAATACCCGCCAGCGATTTGAGAATCGCATAAACACGTTCACGGTTCTTCGGGGTGTCGTCGCCGACATCCAACGGGTTGAGCGATAATCCATCATAGGCTTGATAAAGACCGCCCATGGCTTCGACCATGAAGCGCGTGCCTTCCTTGGAATCAAAGATGTAGGAGCGCACATTCTCAAACTTCGCAAGGCCACCCATCAGATGCATGATCAGGGTAGATTTGCCGACCCCGGACGGCGCAAAGACCAGAAAGTTGCCGAGCGAGAAGGGTTTGTTGACCACCTGAAACTGGAATGCATAGGACTGGCCAGTAGGTGTTTTAAACCAGCGCACTGGTGCCGGGCCGAACTGGCTGGCCAACATGCCCGTTGCGGAATGCGGTAAAGCCCAAAGAGCGGCGATGTTCTGATCGCGCAGATCGAGCGGAGCCATAAACTGACTGCCCGGCAATCTGATCTTGCGTTTGGATATGACCGGCAAACGGTTGAACCAACAGACCGGCGCGCCTCTGGTTTGCAGGGCATAGCCGATCCGCTTGTTGCCAAGGATCTCTGTGATCTTGCGGATCAGGCTGGCGAGTTTATCTTCAGTCTCCGCGCGCGGAATGATCTGGAACTGTGTCGCAAAGAGAGCTGTTTTACCTTCAGCCAAAAGGTCGAGCAGCGTTGAGACTTCTGCAGCCGCTGCCGGGTTGCCAAACCAGGAGTTTGATTCACCAGCCATGCGGCGCTTGTTGACCAGCATCGCCTGGTCGCTGCCCCACGGATCACAGATCTGGCAGATCTCGATATCGCCCTGCAGGGCGAGGATCTCGCCGATCAGATGGCCGGACACGGTTTCCGGCCAAAGCGTGACGGTAATCACTTTGTGGAATTGCTGTGCCGGAACGTGCGTTGTGATGGTGCCGGTTACCTTGTCACAGTGAAGGTCAGAGGCGGGCAGGTTTGCCGATAGGTTGCGGCTGATCGCTGGAAGGTCGCGGCGATATTCACCGCTCAC
The Thalassospira xiamenensis M-5 = DSM 17429 DNA segment above includes these coding regions:
- a CDS encoding TrbG/VirB9 family P-type conjugative transfer protein; protein product: MKRLTNLVFHLVLGSLILAVLILGYHRANAQTAARPPMPGQSQQPFSGAQTTPQQSAPAMPVPDSVVDQAREQNEGYFTAMSRPRTSGQVQDVWDRAEPDDAVYTTNLCSECTYKIRTREFMVTVVELPRGEIIEAVDLGDDGGFSVKPRGERRLAVRPSGYGYDTSLVVYGKSGAVYPFYLRAESFNSVNVPDLVVRIEGSVLIDSDPAVPGFAGVLDDTGKPSLPAMSVPGQGNKSAAIDDAIAGLSDTNPGTPADDFVAQSPFDPNALHGWGEYDLWGDETLRPETVFRDDHFTYIRFGKRWKDVELPTAYVVVDGIDELVNTRVQGETYIIESTRPLITLKSGQSFLCIEYTGDAA
- a CDS encoding VirB4 family type IV secretion system protein, whose amino-acid sequence is MIWPDVITTGLVTGMAGGLVVPAGRRLLLGDIEQDWLQDELELDGIDPVDGVTVRGKDGSLSRIWHLQGTSYDARIESEQQSLLLGRQSLLQELGKRKIAVRLFAVKRQREIAAHANWPNTVLEEIGTAEARQYKSSYFIDWYLMATAQAMQPLLDAEEKIPAILSEYRPELLARSEDDRPCLLTGFLNGLVSGEYRRDLPAISRNLSANLPASDLHCDKVTGTITTHVPAQQFHKVITVTLWPETVSGHLIGEILALQGDIEICQICDPWGSDQAMLVNKRRMAGESNSWFGNPAAAAEVSTLLDLLAEGKTALFATQFQIIPRAETEDKLASLIRKITEILGNKRIGYALQTRGAPVCWFNRLPVISKRKIRLPGSQFMAPLDLRDQNIAALWALPHSATGMLASQFGPAPVRWFKTPTGQSYAFQFQVVNKPFSLGNFLVFAPSGVGKSTLIMHLMGGLAKFENVRSYIFDSKEGTRFMVEAMGGLYQAYDGLSLNPLDVGDDTPKNRERVYAILKSLAGIDLEDADLDALNHAVDLAFQIEPPHRTLNAIYPFAFARRSALRRAFAQWVTDDKGNTGLRSHIFNAPHDSLGGLLNQSHMVGINMNEALADPALGGPVVGHISEAISKSVAGRNGGFVIFIDEAAKLLSNPGFRDLGAEMYREYRKLGGAVGMAFQDPAGLGKTGAAEAIIENTATMIFFPNSKVTEESLKPFNLNEEQKLFVQGRTRARKKDDRRVLIIKRDEASGFEESAILDVDLAPLGDAVRFYRSGPDANNDLAAIQTKWGDAWQSHL
- a CDS encoding type IV secretion system protein, which translates into the protein MAWLGRIGKRDAGRKSVAAPRSPHASIVAADPYSFQASHRRLAWMLRLSAGTNIVLGAGVVVLVQTVAHLVPLKETEIALVRTYGPDDRTYVVEPVSKKVEGFEVFLEAQAKRFVLITNEIDPVTQEERQREASRLSDARFWERFKRERIDSGLITEALEKGIEREVRIVSIDPIATLSSDHKYAVDFIQIDHRRGKEISRKALRAYLTLATRPQNVSEADKYTNPFGVTVLDMVLRERGAS